In Solimonas sp. K1W22B-7, the DNA window TGGCCAGCTGGCTGGGCCTGCAGGCGCTGATCAACATGGCCGTGAACATGGGCATGCTGCCGACCAAGGGCCTGACGCTGCCGCTGATGAGCTACGGCGGGTCCTCGCTGATCATGGTCTGCGCGATGCTGGGCCTGATCCTGCGCGTGGACTACGAGAACCGCGCGCAGCGCGCCGGCGAAGAGCCGGCGGTGCCGACCGAGCATCCGACGCGCGAAACGCGAGAGACTCCTGCGCGTTCGCGTCGCAAGGAACCGACGACTCCTTGGCTGGCGGAGAACGGATCATGAAGGTGATGATCATGGCGGGTGGCACCGGCGGCCACGTGTACCCTGCCTTGGCCATCGCCGACGCCCTGCGCAAGCAGGGCCACGAGGTGGTGTGGATGGGCGCACCCGACAGCTTCGAGTCGCGCACGGTGCCCGGGCATGGCATCGCCATCGAATTCATCCGTGTCAGCGGCCTGCGCGGCAAGGGCATCGCCAAGCTGTTCCAGGCGCCGCTGCTGCTGATCCGCGCGCTGCGCGACGCGATCGCGGTGCTGCGCCGCCAGCAGCCGCAGCTGGTGCTGGGCATGGGCGGCTTCGCCGCCGGCCCCGGTGGCGTCGCCGCCTGGCTGACGCGCCGGCCGCTGCTGATCCATGAGCAGAACGCCGCCGCCGGCATGACCAACCGCCTGCTGGCGCGCATCGCCAGCCGCGTGCTGGAAGCCTTCCCCCATACCTTCAGCAAGGCGCTGACCGTGGGCAACCCGGTGCGCGCCGGCTTCGCCGAACTGCCGGCCCCGTCGCAGCGCCTGGCGCGCGAGGGCGCGATGCGCGTGCTGGTGGTCGGTGGCAGCCAGGGCGCCAAGGCGCTCAATACGCTGGTGCCCAAGGCCTTGTCGCTGCTGCCCGAGGCGGCGCGGCCGCAGGTCCGCCACCAGGCCGGCCGCACGCTGGAGACCGCGCAGCAGTGCTATGCCGAGTCCGGCGTCGCTGCCTCGATCGAGGCCTTCATCGACGACATGCCGGCCGCCTATGCCTGGGCCGACCTGGTGGTCTGCCGTGCCGGCGCCTCCACGATCGCCGAGCTGGCGGCCGCCGGCTGTGCCGCGCTGCTGGTGCCGTTCCCGGCGGCGGTGGACGACCACCAGACCCGCAACGGCGAATACCTGGTCGCTGCCGGCGCCGCGCAGCTGGTGCAGGAGCGCGACCTCAACCCGGAACTGCTGTCGGCGCTGCTGTCGGCGCTGCTGTCCGACCGCGCCGCGCTGGCGCAGATGGGCGAGGCTGCGCGCCGCGCCGCCTGGACCGACGCCACGGAGCGCATCGTCGCCGAATGTCTCGCGCAGGGGAGTGCCAGGGCATGAGCAGGAAGACCATGATGGACACTCCGATGCGCCGCGTGCGCCGCATCCACATGCTCGGCATCGGCGGCTCCGGCATGGCCGGCATCGCCGAAGTGCTGATCAACCTCGGCTACGAAGTCAGCGGCACCGACCTCAAGGAAAGCGCCGCCACCCAGCGCCTGGCCGAGGCCGGCGCGAAGATCTTCTTCGGACATCGCCGCGAGAATGCGCTGGGCGCCGATGCCATCGTCGTGTCCACCGCGGTCAAGAGCGGCAACCCGGAGCTGGAGTACGCGCACGAGCAGCATATCCCGGTGGTGCGCCGCGCCGAGATGCTGGCCGAGCTGATGCGCTTCCGCTATGGCATCGCCATCGCCGGCACCCATGGCAAGACCACCACCACCAGCCTGGTGTCGAGTGTGCTGGCCGAGGGCGGGCTCGATCCGACCTACGTCATCGGCGGCAAGCTCAAGTCGGCCGGCGCCAACGCGCGCCTGGGCGAGGGCCAGTACCTGGTGGCCGAAGCGGACGAGAGCGACGCCTCGTTCCTGCACCTGTCGCCGATGATCTCGGCCGTCACCAACATCGACGCCGATCACCTGGAAACCTACGGCGGCGACTTCCGCCGCCTGCGCGCCACCTTCGTCGAGTTCCTGCACCGCCTGCCGTTCTACGGCCTGGCCGTGATGTGCATCGACGATCCGGTGATCCGCGAGACCATCAACGACATCGGCCGCCCGCTGCTGACCTACGGCTTCGCCGACGATGCCGACGTGCGCGCCAGCGATGTGCGGCCGGAAGGCGCCGGTGCGCATTTCACGGTGCATTTCCGCGACGGCACGCAGGAAGAGTTCCATCTCAACCTGCCGGGCAACCACAACGTGCAGAACGCCCTGGTGGCGGTGGCGATCGGCCGCGAACTGGGCGTGAGCGTGGAGTCCATCCGCCGCGCCCTCAGCGGCTTCCAGGGCGTCGGCCGCCGCTGCGAGCCGCACGGCGAACTGAAATTCCCGCAGGGCACCGCGCTACTGGTAGACGACTACGGGCACCACCCGCGCGAGATCGCGGCGACCTTCCAGGCGATGCGCGCGGCGCACCCGCAGCGGCGCCTGGTGGTGGCCTTCCAGCCGCACCGCTACTCGCGCACCCGCGACCTGTTCGACGATTTCTGCGACATCCTCAGCAGTGCCGACGCGCTGCTGCTGACCGAGGTCTACGCCGCCGGCGAGACGCCCATCGAGGGTGCCGACGGCCGCGCCCTGGCGCGCGGCATCCGCGCGCGCGGCAAGGTCGAGCCGGTGCTGATCCGCGGTGTGCAGGAGCTGCCGGGCGCGCTGGAGTCGATCATCCGCGACGGCGACCTGATCCTGACGCTGGGTGCCGGCGACATCGGCACGGCACCGGCGCTGCTGTCGCGCTACCGGAGCGGTAGCACGTGAGCGGCCAGCTCCTGATCA includes these proteins:
- the murG gene encoding undecaprenyldiphospho-muramoylpentapeptide beta-N-acetylglucosaminyltransferase — protein: MKVMIMAGGTGGHVYPALAIADALRKQGHEVVWMGAPDSFESRTVPGHGIAIEFIRVSGLRGKGIAKLFQAPLLLIRALRDAIAVLRRQQPQLVLGMGGFAAGPGGVAAWLTRRPLLIHEQNAAAGMTNRLLARIASRVLEAFPHTFSKALTVGNPVRAGFAELPAPSQRLAREGAMRVLVVGGSQGAKALNTLVPKALSLLPEAARPQVRHQAGRTLETAQQCYAESGVAASIEAFIDDMPAAYAWADLVVCRAGASTIAELAAAGCAALLVPFPAAVDDHQTRNGEYLVAAGAAQLVQERDLNPELLSALLSALLSDRAALAQMGEAARRAAWTDATERIVAECLAQGSARA
- the murC gene encoding UDP-N-acetylmuramate--L-alanine ligase gives rise to the protein MSRKTMMDTPMRRVRRIHMLGIGGSGMAGIAEVLINLGYEVSGTDLKESAATQRLAEAGAKIFFGHRRENALGADAIVVSTAVKSGNPELEYAHEQHIPVVRRAEMLAELMRFRYGIAIAGTHGKTTTTSLVSSVLAEGGLDPTYVIGGKLKSAGANARLGEGQYLVAEADESDASFLHLSPMISAVTNIDADHLETYGGDFRRLRATFVEFLHRLPFYGLAVMCIDDPVIRETINDIGRPLLTYGFADDADVRASDVRPEGAGAHFTVHFRDGTQEEFHLNLPGNHNVQNALVAVAIGRELGVSVESIRRALSGFQGVGRRCEPHGELKFPQGTALLVDDYGHHPREIAATFQAMRAAHPQRRLVVAFQPHRYSRTRDLFDDFCDILSSADALLLTEVYAAGETPIEGADGRALARGIRARGKVEPVLIRGVQELPGALESIIRDGDLILTLGAGDIGTAPALLSRYRSGST